In the Arachis ipaensis cultivar K30076 chromosome B10, Araip1.1, whole genome shotgun sequence genome, one interval contains:
- the LOC107620276 gene encoding uncharacterized protein LOC107620276, with protein MADELYKKGIDGSLSRCLSQDDKDIALGEVHKGICGAHQAGKKMKWMLYRNHVYCPSMIKKIASIMQRHVRNVKNMANGQVEEANKILISLIKKHIGNRPRTWHETLSQVLWAYRNSPRGSTGTLPSKLVYGHDAVLPLEINLNTLRVSKQNDLLVDDYWNAMFDELNELDSERILALDNIIRQKESVARSYNRRIREKCFSIGESVLKVILPMENKSRFLGKWSYTWEGPFQVIGLYSGNAYRIKDIESGNVIDSINGKYLKQYYCLLN; from the exons ATGGCTGATGAGTTGTATAAGAAGGGGATCGATGGAAGTTTGTCGAGATGTTTAAGCCAGGATGATAAAGATATTGCTTTAGGTGAAGTTCATAAAGGGATATGTGGTGCCCATCAAGCGGGAAAGAAGATGAAATGGATGTTATATCGCAACCACGTGTATTGCCCAtccatgataaaaaaaattgcatCGATTATGCAAAGGCATGTCAGGAATGTCAAAAACATG GCTAATGGGCAAGTGGAGGAAGCAAATAAAATCCTGATAAGTCTGATAAAAAAGCATATCGGGAATAGACCTCGAACGTGGCATGAAACTTTAAGCCAAGTATTATGGGCATATCGAAATTCACCAAGGGGGTCAACAGGTACTTTGCCTTCTAAATTGGTTTATGGCCATGATGCGGTGCTACCACtagaaattaatttgaatacttTGAGAGTATCGAAACAGAATGACTTGCTAGTCGATGATTACTGGAATGCAATGTTTGATGAGTTGAATGAATTAGATTCAGAGCGAATCCTGGCACTTGATAATATAATTCGACAAAAAGAAAGTGTTGCTCGAAGTTATAATCGTCGAATAAGAGAAAAGTGTTTCAGTATAGGTGAGTcggttttaaaagttattttgccAATGGAAAACAAATCGAGATTTCTTGGCAAATGGTCCTATACTTGGGAGGGTCCTTTCCAAGTGATAGGATTATATTCAGGAAATGCATATCGGATCAAAGATATCGAATCGGGAAATGTAATTGACTCGATTAATGGAAAATACTTAAAGCAATATTATTGTTTGCTAAATTAA